Proteins co-encoded in one Sulfuricaulis limicola genomic window:
- a CDS encoding DNA cytosine methyltransferase, which yields MPAKKQKDGRKKIQKAPRAIDLFCGCGGLTLGIKQAGFNVVGAVEIDSLAVQTYKVNHPEVQVWHKDIRKLTSPQILKALGLKRGELDLLAGCPPCQGFSAIRRLNGGRRIRDEQNDLIFEFLRLVRGLRPKAIMMENVPGLADNARLPKLKSALRQLGYIVNVKVKDTRNFGVPQRRRRLILLAGYGAEIPFAAPARRIHTVGETFAKLGKRRAKRDVLHNLPEQRSEKVKQLIRLIPKDGGSRIDLDKKWQLECHRKCDGFSDVYGRMKWNDVAPTITGGCCNPSKGRFLHPTRNRSITLREAALLQSFPPDYYFSLERGKYPAAQMIGNALPPEFIRRHATQIARVLKRLS from the coding sequence ATGCCAGCCAAAAAACAGAAAGACGGACGTAAAAAAATACAAAAGGCGCCACGCGCTATTGATTTATTTTGTGGATGTGGGGGCCTCACTTTAGGCATAAAACAGGCTGGTTTTAATGTTGTCGGAGCTGTGGAGATTGACTCGCTGGCGGTACAAACCTACAAAGTAAATCATCCCGAAGTTCAGGTTTGGCATAAAGATATCCGCAAACTTACGTCTCCTCAGATCCTAAAGGCACTTGGTCTGAAACGCGGCGAACTCGATCTTCTTGCCGGATGTCCACCATGCCAAGGTTTCAGTGCGATACGTCGGCTCAATGGCGGACGCCGTATCAGAGATGAGCAAAACGATCTGATCTTTGAGTTTCTCCGCCTCGTTAGAGGACTTCGACCAAAGGCCATCATGATGGAGAACGTACCCGGCCTTGCAGACAATGCACGTTTGCCGAAACTCAAATCTGCGTTGAGGCAGTTGGGCTACATCGTGAATGTGAAAGTGAAGGATACCCGCAATTTCGGCGTACCTCAGCGGCGACGCCGGCTCATTCTCCTGGCTGGTTATGGTGCCGAAATCCCTTTTGCGGCACCCGCTCGTCGCATTCACACCGTAGGAGAGACGTTTGCCAAACTTGGAAAACGTCGTGCAAAGCGCGACGTTCTGCATAATCTGCCCGAACAGCGTAGCGAGAAGGTAAAACAACTCATCCGGTTGATCCCCAAGGATGGAGGCAGTCGAATAGATTTGGACAAAAAATGGCAGCTTGAATGCCACCGGAAATGCGATGGTTTCAGTGACGTTTATGGACGCATGAAATGGAATGACGTTGCGCCGACTATCACCGGCGGTTGCTGCAATCCATCCAAGGGACGGTTTCTCCATCCAACAAGAAACCGCTCGATCACTCTGCGAGAAGCCGCGCTGCTTCAGAGTTTCCCACCTGATTACTACTTCTCTCTCGAACGTGGGAAATACCCTGCTGCTCAAATGATTGGTAACGCCCTGCCCCCGGAGTTCATTCGTCGACACGCTACTCAGATTGCGAGAGTCTTAAAACGACTTTCGTGA